A single Harpia harpyja isolate bHarHar1 chromosome 6, bHarHar1 primary haplotype, whole genome shotgun sequence DNA region contains:
- the PMCH gene encoding pro-MCH — MCISAYMLILSLSLFSQGFLLSVSKSLQKVEDEDMLLTTLNLGKTLRNGARTANRGAIPLLKHYETEDSGVLDEDDDRKIKFLDTDSRHDFLNHLMPTNLGRKQLPYLALKGAMAFPADTEFQNIDSIQERETADEENSAKFPIGRRDFDREEAFVKFVELIFPEAIKKSSSLTI; from the exons ATGTGTATCTCAGCATACATgttaattctctctctctctcttttttctcaaGGTTTTCTACTCTCCGTTTCAAAATCTCTGCAAAAGGTAGAAGATGAAGATATGCTGCTAACCACATTAAATCTAGGAAAAACTCTTCGAAATGGAGCTAGAACTGCAAACAGAGGAGCTATACCTTTGCTGAAGCATTATGAGACTGAAGACAGCGGTGTTTTGGATGAAGatgatgacagaaaaataaagtttttg GACACAGATTCCCGACATGATTTCTTAAATCATCTTATGCCAACCAACTTAGGTAGAAAGCAGCTACCTTATCTTGCACTGAAGGGAGCCATGGCTTTTCCAGCTGacactgaatttcaaaatattGACTCAATACAGGAAAGAGAGACTGCAGATGAAGAAAATTCAGCTAAATTCCCTATAGGAAGAAGAGATTTTGACA GGGAAGAAGCGTTTGTTAAATTTGTTGAATTAATATTTCCAGAGGCCATAAAGAAGTCTAGTTCTCTGACGATTTAA